GTATTGGTAATTGTCTATACGAGCTATACTTTTCTGATTGGTGAATTGGAAAAAGGTTGTCTCAAGCTTCTCCCACCATAGATATAGAAAGTGTAATGTATAATGTAGTACTAGAATTAGGAGGTTTCCTTATCGATAAGAAATATAATAAACAGAGTTCTTTTAACAACCACGACACGAACCGGAGTTGAATTCATTGAATATCACAGCTCTTTATCAACCAGTCCTAAGAAGGTTagatggcgaccgtgacaggacaTGAAAGGTTCAATAGCTCAGTTCATCAAGGCCTGTGAATTGTGCAAATTGAACAAAGTTAGAAAACACACAAAAGAGAAATTAATGATTACAGACACACCGTCAAAACCTTTTGAAGTGGTGTCCATTGATACGATAGGTCCACTTCCAAAGTCTAATTATAACAATAGGTATGCAATCACCATACAGTGTGAACTGACTAAATATATAACTTTAGTACCAATTCCAACTAAAGAGGCTAAAGTAATAGCGAAAGCTTTAGTTGATAATTTCATTCTAATATACGGtatatttttagaattaaaatCAGATCAAGGAACCGAGTACAAGAATGAGGATCTTGATCAAATATGCAAACTATTACAaactaaacaaactttttcaacAGCCTATCATCCCCAGACAATAGGTTCTTTGGAGAGAAATCACCGGTGTTTGAATGAATACCTCAGATCTTTCATAAGCAACCATCAGTCTGATTGGGATGATTGGTTACAATATTATGCATTTACGTATAACACTACACCGCATACAGATCATGGGTACACTCCCTATGAACTTGTATTTGGTGTCAAAGCTAAATTACCTCAAGAAACATTTACTAATGGCATTGAACCTGTTTACAATTTTGATCTGTATAGTAATTAAATAAAGTATAAATTACAGAAAGCTCACGAAATAGTTAAAcaaaaattatcagaacaaaAACAGTTACGAAAAAAATTAGCTGATAGATCAGCAAATCCAATAAACTTAAGTATAGGAGATTTGgtgtatctaaaaaacgaaaatagaaaaaaactagaTTCCTTTTATAGAGGACCAATCAAAATCAGAAACATTCATGAACCAAATTGTGAAATAAATTATTTGCAAACCAATCAACCATTATTAGTACATAAAAAATAGATTAATTAGAGTTTAAGATGTGTTACAAATACCGAGCCTAatctcataaaaaaaaataaaaaaaaaattaaaaatgagatAGGTTAAAATTTTTAGCATTAGCTAAAAAGTGAGAAATTCGGTTAGAATTAAATTAAGTTTAATATTGTTACTATATCTTTCCCACACGagtaagaaaaacaaaaaaaaatgtatgaataAACATTATAACGAAGTTTTGGGACAACAAATTCCttttaacattttattgaattaTGTTGACAATAGTTGAATGCTCCATTTCATTGCATCATTCACCCAAAGGGGGGTGGTGTAGCATGGTgagcacccgtggccgagtggttagcgtctcacattatcatgccgggtgttcgggttcgattcccgttctggccggaggatttttcgtcaaaaaaatttcctccgacttgcactgtggtcacgcgtattctagagcttgcccctcggaatacattcaaggcgtgttatttggcttaagaaatctcaactaagtattaatgaatgacgctagttaatgcatatgttgagacggcaaaagttccacaggaaacgttaacgccattcaagggGTGGTGTAGCATACTAGATTTCTATATAATTTCCAAAGATCATAAATTAGAGAATCTTGACGTTTTCCAAAAGAGCAAACATGCAGCTCAATTTCGAAATGTTCTTACGCGCATGTTAGATACGCTTGCATCACATTCGTTCAAGTGTCAAATAACAATTCCATGAACTCATATGGAACATAGCGTTCCATAGCTAATAAATTCCTTTAGCTGACATACAGCATTTCTTAGAACCAATCATGGTCATGTCATTTTACACCCATCGGTTCCCAGGCCACACAAGTACTTTGAACCCATCGATTCCCATGCCACACAAGTGCTTGTAATTTGAGCAGCACGCTGAGCAATTATGTTCTTTCTTTCATACAGTCGATCCATTCTAAAATAAGCAATATGAACACGCCTTCGGTGTGACTGTGTGTACGTATTGGTAATTGTCTATACGAGCTATACTTTTCTGATTGGTGAATTGGAAAAAGGTTGTCTCAAGCTTCTCCCACCATAGATATAGAAAGTGTAATGTATAATGTAGTACTAGAATTAGGAGGTTTCCTTATCGATAAGAAATATAATAAACAGAGTTCTTTTAACAACCACGACACGAACCGGAGTTGAATTCATTGAATATTACAGCTCTTTATCAGCCAGTCCTAAGAAGGTTagagagtactattttttttttagtgtatattttttcatattcaaccatcaatactctataactctttctaagacactatttcggtacaactcatagtttttgagatataaattatcgaagatttcttttactaaaatcgatacgttacccttgagtcgaaaaattcccaattgctgtggaaaactcatatttcctctaacccaaacggaatacacactttcattggaatcaaaaatgcaagtttttaaaatctgcatttttaggacgattttatTTGTAATTGCTGAATAGGaacacaaaaaccgaaaatccaacatgattccgcgtatggatgtaatttttgcggcttcgatttcaagcattttgagtggttaactgcaaaattgaattcactGGTGGTTCAAattcactgaaccgatttagatgatcggcatatcaaattaaagccaatgagctagctaatgaaaaatacagaatttgcaaaaaaaaatattttattttcggaccaccggttaactttgaaaaatcataactcaaaaacgaaaaaagagcCTCTGTGATATCGAGaattgttatgtaaaaaatcctcagcttccaagagaaaaatatatagcgcactctagtccaaagccattaaatcaataaaaaaaacaacttcctgcaataattacgaaaataaaataaattttttttcaagttcaatatttctcaataacCACAGAAAATGACGtgaacaaaaattaaacgaaaatGTTGTCAACCTCACACAGCAACAACTCTACATGCTAGGTTCTTCCAACAGATTGAGTCAACCTTGTCAACTGGTTGCCCCGTGTGCGGGCTCCCATGTGATTTCACATGCTTTCAACCCTCGTCAAGTTTAGTATAGgatttagtataggatatagtagtggaacatctaaattaatgtattttaataacattttgaagtgaaaaacttaaaagttattaatttttaatgtgttattattacttttatcctaaaaattgtaCTAATTGGATTGTTCCTattaattaaattgaagctctcaaaccgctctacaatttgttctttagcACCtaaattctatctttcttaatttgactgcaatatcgatataaagaattcctgttaaaaaatcaagcaaaatctccaaaaatcactatttttatcccactgtacatgtaatagccactcaaatttcaccttaacgttgaaaggttacatttcttcttgaaataagtcatatttgaaatattaggctgtcaaaaaaagtcctgcggtatttccgcgaggtgtcgttgtaagcgcgttgttatagttgtattcattgtatcgagtcatactatagcttgttggaaaggtatttttgcgcgctataatattgcgcgcttgacagtgttttgtttggttaagtcgttcgtgagttatagtgtcgcaaatatggagcaaaataaagagaaaatccgacatattttacagtactactatgcgaaaggcaaaaatgcatctcaagctgccaataaaatttgtgcagtttatggacccgatacagtttccatttccactgcACAAcgatatttgacttaaaacagatgattgtaactaattttatgaacaaatgaaaattcaaaaaaaataccgcaggacttttttgacagcctaatataaagaaaaatatttttttccaaactgtatataatcgaattacatataatcgagtctgtatataatcgagtctgacctgtatcaaatgaaagggattgactagtagaacacagttatttattaaaaatgcaaatccaaaatggccgccaccacaaagtggcgccaaatatatatatatatatatatatatatatatatatatatatatatatatatatatatatatatatatatatatatatatatatatatatatttttttttttttttttttttcaaaaccacatcaatatgggtatcaaattaaagtgctcgactagtagaacatagcagatcatgaaaagttcaaatccaaaatgggcaCAGTCCGcaaataactgattactttttaatggtttcattcagctttccCTGTTTGTacgtatgtttgagtgtttgtaggattgccccacattaattgatacttgaccccgttcctgatcactgattgttctgaaatttggaacatgccTTCAATTATACTGCCACCATAAAActgcttgaaaattcaatttgaccgCCCTTAAAAAATgcctgaatggcttgacttggagaatagactacattatgaacaacataaattcgaaaaggtaacCGCCAGTAAATAGTcggctatgtattttttgcattcccctcaatacagggaaacttcgatataacttaccctcgttataacgtacacattttcaaagacCAAAGGAATAATTCTTTGAATAGTATtcttctgaaagaacaatgaattatctgtattttgatactaaagcttgctttgtacttttaaccaatcccgaagtaaaactgttttgtgatgccggattctaaatgaatcaaattttaatcaacagtacgaagagaaacgtcatgagaaaagttggctttgttttctagttgaatttatccattaaccttactcaaacagcaacacaataaggtaatataagctacgtttctgtgTTCTTTGTtatgtttcgatataacgtacaattcgatacaacgtacaattttgatagtaaaatgtacgttatatcgaagttaccctgtattgttatcaaataaaatgatttgactaatagaatacaacaaataattaaaatattccgaagaaagttaggtaagaaataaaaatttaaaaaaagttgaatggttttattgtagagatacCATTGTAGTATGCTAAtggtacagataatttactaaaaactagaaaataaaataaataaaacagcttTTGAGGTTATACggattaatgtactaaaagctagaaaataattagacaagtaacagttaatagttatcacatccgttccttcattcatgtttgtgttgttgataatgtagtgtattctccaagtcaagccattcagccattttttagcggcggccaaattgaatttttcaagatcatggaatacgcagttttataatagcaatagaattaaaggtatgttccaattttcatatcaatcagtgatcaggaacggggtcaaattcaATTAGTGTGGGGCAATCCTacgaacattcaaacatacatacaaacagggcaagctgaatgaaaccattaaaaagtaatcagttatttgggaactgcggccattttggatttatatttttcattatctactgtgttctactagtcaagccctttcatttgatacatatATTGAagaggttggggaaaaatatggcaccatcttgtggtggcgtccatcttggattttcatttttcataaataactgtattctactagtcaagctctttcatttgatacccatattgatggggattctgagaaaatatgtaatccaccattttgttatggccgccatcttggatttgcatatttctataataactgtgttctactagtcaagccctttcttttgacacccatattgatggtgttgaaaaaatatatatggcgccatcttgtggtggcggccatcttggatttgcatttttcataaataactgtattctactagtcaagccctttcatttgatacccatattgatggggttctgagaaaatatgtaatccaccattttattgtgaccgccatcttggatttgcatttgtcgttaataactgtgttttactagttaagctctttcatttgatacccatattgatggggttgtgaaaaattatatatggcgccatcttgtggtggcgtccatcttggatttgcatttttcataaataactgtatcctattaatcaagccctttcatttgatacccatattgatggggttctgagaaaatatgtaatgcaCCATTTTGttatggccgccatcttggatttgcatatttctataataactgtattctactagtcaagccctttcttttgacaCCTATATTGATggtgttgtgaaaaaatatatatggcgccatcttgtagtggcggccatattggatttgcatttttcataaataactgtattctaatagtcaagccctttcatttgataccgatattgatggggttctgagaaaatatgtaatccaccattttgttgtggccgccatcttggatttgcattttctataaataactgtgttctactagttaagtcctttcatttgatactcatattgatggggttctgaaaaaatatgtaatccgccatcttgtggtggcggccattttggatttgcagttttcataaataactgtatcctactagtcaagccctttcatttgatacccatattggctattcagtatggaattattatacaaattattcaatatttccgaaaataaaaaataaaatactccggataatcgagtctaaaattccggataatcgaatcccggataatcgagtctccggataatcgagtccgacctgtacctgCAAAACGTGTTTTTGCTTTACTACAAATTCTCCCAACAAGctaacctttttttcattttataggTATGGAACAAGTATAATTAAGAgatcataaaataataaataatttatttcatcaaaGTTTATTGATGATTCTTCATTAGTTTTATAGACCttgtacaatatttttttgcagGAAATAGACAGCTAACGTAATATCGAATAAAAACTTACCTGCTGGTGAATTATCAAATGGATCATATCTGAGTGAACTCCgagaaaaagtagaaaaaataataatgtgaGATGAATAGTATAgtttattggaaaaaaatctcTGAATATTGGTATCCTATACTAATTGGAATtatgtttctatcaacaaaattatcCCTGAATACTTTTCTCGAAGAATAGATTGGAGATTTGACTAGTTTCAATGTCATTGAAAAATCAACTATACCATCAACATTCAAAAACATTTCTATAAAATGACCTCGAGTGCATTCAAGGTTGAATTTCTCATTGTTCCCATAAACGTAGTTATGAAAAAAGACAATGCGCGTTCTCCAATTATTTTGCTCCAATTCGCTCTCCCGCCATATTTCAACAGGTCAAtcacattcatttttttctctgaattaCGCTATTGCGAGCTCGAAATAATTTGCCGCCCGCAGCAGGTTTGAAAGATTGAAATTACATCCGTCTCGCGGGCGGCAGCCGCATGCACTTTTCGGGGGTTACTATAAATGATAGATCAAATCTGTGGAATGGCACAGTCAACGTTTTATCGTCCCACAAGAAACTCGCAGCAGAGCGCGCATTTTAGCACACACGCAACACAGACCTTCTAAATAAACAATCCTTCAAAATGTTCAGATTGGTGGTGTTGTCTACTGTTCTCGCTGTTGCCGCTGCTTCCCATGGCGCCACTCTGGTCGCCTCGAGCCCGCTTGCATACTCCCATGTCGCTGCCGTTCCAGCTGTGGTAGCCCAGAAGGAAATCTCCTACCAAAAGAGCATTATTGAGGAGCCAACCATCACCCACGTAGGAAACATCGAGAAGAAAATCCCAACCGGACACTCGTACCAGAGCTTCACCCAGTACCATAACAAACAGGTCGCTGAACATGTGTACGCCCCAGCCGTCAAGAAGACCATCGTCGAGACCCCAGTTGAGAAGACGGTTTACAAGACCGCTGCTGTGGCCACTCCAGCCATCTCCTATGCCGCCCCAGCTCATGTCCAGACCGCCTACATCGAGTCTGCTCCAGCACTGACCTACGCTGCCGCCCCAATTGCCAAGGCCGCTTACGTCGAAGCTGCTCCAGCTTTGGCCTATGCAGCAGCTCCAATCGCTAAGGCCGCTTACGTCGAGGCTGCTCCAGCTTTGACTTACGCCAAGACCTCTTATGTCGAAGCTGCTCCTGCTCTGAGCTACGCCACTGCCTACGGAACTCCTCTGGCCCACCATGAATACGTCCACAGCTACCCAACAGCCTACGAATCCGTCCCAGCTGTGTATGCTAAGCACTAAAATAGTTGACTGTCAATTTTAATCCAATTTCAATTAGAATGATTATTATTCTTTTGTTCGCTTTTTGGGATTGTTAGCGAAAGATGAGAACAAATAAAACGACTGGTAAATAATTAAGATGAATGCACCATAAACGATATGTCTTTGAAGCTCAAAGCACCGAAACAAAAGGAAGACCTTGGGAATATTGTTTTTTCGTATGTTCTCGTTAGTCTAACATGATTGAATTAATTGAATTCCAACATTATTGTCCAAACTGTAGCAATGCTTTCTGCTGTCTGCTCTATCTCAACTGTTAGCATTTCATGGGAGactgggtttgcagaagaaaaaaaaacaattttcatacaATGTATTTCGCTCTGAAATAAGCCTGAGCGCAGTGAAGGTTTTTATCATTCCGGCAGTTATCCATTGTTGTACGAGCTTGACGAGGTTGAACCTGTCTCTTGTCTTTAAGCTCAGTTAAGAACTTTCACTGGGAAAGCGAGATTGCTTGCTGTATTCATTCAACGCGTATAAACAGAACTTTGTTGATTAATAAATTTTTACATTAGGTCATACCAAACGAATATGAATTGATTATCGAATAAGTTTGTGCATATATGCCAATATAACAGAACTCATAAGATGGCTTTTGGATTTCAGCTGTAACAATTTCACGCAGAATTGCTTGACTACTATCTTTGCAAGAAATATCCTTAGTGAaatattcttaaaaaaaaagaaattattgtTCAATTAGAATGTGATCTATGACACAGTTGTCAATACGAACCTATTCAATCTCAACATGGAGAATAATAATCTTATGGttcgttattttgaaacaaaatttcgaATGGTTCGGCTAGTGAAGAAGAACATTTATTTCAACTGCTGATGAAAGCGAGCTGTAGATCATCCTTGAAACATTTTTTAACCATTCATGCATGTGGATATTCCACAAGCAACAAGCAATTCCACTCAGAAGTTACCCAAAAATTAATCGGTTTTGCTCCGACCTTCTCCAACTTTAAGAATCTTAGTGATATATAAAAATCCATTGTTTCATATCATAGGTTCAGTTATAGTTATTattctttacttttttttctgaaattagagCGTAGCCGACTCTTGattcgaaaaaaacatttcaaaacataattattttcgttattttgtaagcacttttcaaatgtcAAATCGCCTAGTGGGATCTATACATTGATGGCCTAATCTATACAGTGATGGAAAAATATATAGAGACATCGGCTTTTCAATATGTGATTCTTCTTCTGTACGAACATTGAACCACTGCGACAATTAGTTTTGATCTattgtgatctatacactctgtccaacttctatacgaccaccttgaatatatttcgttgtaatacaaaaatttcaataaaatattctcatacattgttgaatgattAGAATAAAGATTAtttaacatcaatttcgttcaaaagagtcgtTCGTATTTATTAGGCTTAAATATGTAATTTCTGCTGACCAGTTTTTACAAAACCATTTGAAAATTCGTTAgcattatgaaaaattcaaaacaatcgtcAAATTTACATGTCAATGATTGGTAAACTGTTTTCCCTCAGCGTAGATTTTGTGTACTAGGATCCCCGAAAGATTTTCAATTGGATTCAAgtttggagagcgagccggccagtccaataaGTCGAGTTTTTGATCTTTAATCCATTTCTTCGATTCcttgtttttttcctttattttttctctcctCTCACCTCCATCTCTAAAGAACTCATACTTGAACTTCCTAGTTACCTTTTTTTAACAGGACACTACAACACAGAGGTTAGAGGGCAAACCATAACCATTAAGAAAATATTGGATCCCAGtgaaattatattcttttaagggatccatAAAAAGAACACAGtttaattaaacattatttGTGTGACATGAACCTGGTTGTCTAAAAAAAAAGGGGTGATGGGGCAGCAGTCTGTCCACATTCACATGTTGACAACATTTATATGATAAAAGTATTTATTTTTGTCTTTAGATTCAAACGCAACTTAACCTTAAACAACTCGGAACGAGTTATCGTTTTGATATGCAAAGGTAAAACATTGAATTGGGACGGTCCATAAAAAAGAAAACGTTGTTGATCAATGCTAGATGTTGCTCGAGCTCTCAAAAAGTGCTGTGCCTGTCGTGTAGCGTAATGATGGTTCGCAGTGGGGATTGTCATGTTGTGATGTATGGTATTATTGTGTAGTATACTGTGTACAGGTTTTATGGACTGAAGTTTTTTTGAGACACCTGTTCTGCAAAGTATGTATTATTTTGAGTCTTGTTTTGCATGCATACCCCCAAACTAGTAGCCCGTATTGGAGATGAGAATGGATGCacgcaaaatagaaactgattaAGAACCTTGATCGCCCcatcacccagatctgggtgacgggtgtatttcctgggaggccccgtcacccagatgtgggtgacacttttctcgtgcaatttgaataggatttttaaacggaatttgatagaatggg
The Toxorhynchites rutilus septentrionalis strain SRP chromosome 2, ASM2978413v1, whole genome shotgun sequence genome window above contains:
- the LOC129770451 gene encoding cuticle protein 16.5-like, which gives rise to MFRLVVLSTVLAVAAASHGATLVASSPLAYSHVAAVPAVVAQKEISYQKSIIEEPTITHVGNIEKKIPTGHSYQSFTQYHNKQVAEHVYAPAVKKTIVETPVEKTVYKTAAVATPAISYAAPAHVQTAYIESAPALTYAAAPIAKAAYVEAAPALAYAAAPIAKAAYVEAAPALTYAKTSYVEAAPALSYATAYGTPLAHHEYVHSYPTAYESVPAVYAKH